A region of Toxorhynchites rutilus septentrionalis strain SRP chromosome 1, ASM2978413v1, whole genome shotgun sequence DNA encodes the following proteins:
- the LOC129761737 gene encoding zinc finger protein 239-like — protein MAFIGNNFEICTFCSDVCIGTSRHVLVPTHQHEQKLKTILPKLDSFNSQLGSYPTCDMCRRMLETVHNIPESCFQNMPNVEVADSKVEPDLILDNLEQSSTIALGSEMQIKGENGEIFFISELMEEESNTLLVPATKKTRRRKSVSDTQRKKIGSHTIRHRCPFCQKGFADKSLLVPHIRRHTGEKPYKCDYCGKGFCESSKLKLHIRTHTGERPYPCPHCPKAFRQSGTLRTHIRVHTKETPYVCEYCDRAFTQSYNLTIHLRNQHNKITIYRGREVGRLPVYNCVVCNKNYRSLKCFKLHEKLHSTGKLFDCTKCGKKYTFVHKCRVRDTNDETEKMYPCRICGQEFKHLQSVVYHMSSKHNQLSDDIDVPGQEPQVTVKEEITGC, from the exons ATGGCATTTATTGGCAACAACTT CGAAATATGTACCTTCTGCTCCGATGTGTGCATTGGAACATCCCGTCATGTGCTGGTTCCCACTCACCAGCACGAGCAGAAGCTCAAAACTATTCTGCCGAAGTTGGACAGTTTTAATTCTCAGCTGGGCAGTTATCCCACGTGCGACATGTGCCGCCGAATGCTCGAAACCGTTCACAACATTCCCGAGAGCTGTTTCCAAAATATGCCCAATGTGGAGGTGGCTGACAGTAAGGTAGAGCCAGATTTGATACTTGATAATCTCGAGCAGTCGAGCACAATTGCGCTAGGATCAGAAATGCAAATCAAAGGAGAAAACGGAGAGATATTCTTCATCAGCGAACTAATGGAAGAAGAAAGTAACACATTACTTGTTCCTGCTACTAAAAAAACTAGACGGAGAAAAAGTGTTTCGGACACCCAACGGAAGAAAATTGGCTCCCATACAATCCGGCACAGGTGTCCCTTTTGTCAGAAAGGCTTCGCGGACAAAAGTTTATTGGTTCCCCACATTCGGCGACACACCG GGGAGAAACCGTATAAATGTGActactgtggaaagggattttgCGAAAGTTCCAAACTTAAATTACACATTCGCACTCATACAG gtgaacgtccctatCCCTGTCCGCATTGCCCAAAGGCGTTTAGGCAATCTGGCACGCTGAGAACACACATCCGGGTACATACCAAAGAGACGCCATACGTTTGCGAATACTGTGATCGAGCATTTACACAGTCCTACAACCTTACCATTCACCTTCGCAACCAACACAACAAAATCACAATATACCGGGGTCGTGAGGTGGGCCGTTTGCCCGTCTACAACTGTGTAGTATGTAACAAAAACTACCGATCACTTAAATGTTTCAAACTACACGAGAAACTGCACAGCACGGGAAAATTGTTTGACTGCACGAAATGTGGCAAAAAATATACATTTGTGCACAAGTGCAGAGTGAGGGACACTAATGATGAGACAGAAAAAATGTATCCCTGCCGCATCTGTGGACAGGAATTTAAACACCTACAGAGTGTGGTGTACCATATGAGCAGTAAGCACAACCAGCTTAGTGATGATATTGACGTTCCGGGCCAGGAACCACAGGTGACCGTGAAAGAAGAGATAACCGGATGTTGA
- the LOC129763576 gene encoding zinc finger protein 501-like isoform X1 produces the protein MTFVSNNLAEPTDIKMEPELMIEDYELSDNDNIFEADPVADFGSIERIKGEKGEVFFISEMKGENDNPTCNERLLKDPKSTGNKPLKCDKCQKTFRSKLGLKLHVRIHTGERPYSCSHCPRTFEDSSSFQSHIRTHSDNRSYSCRLCSKVFKRNTTLKQHILTHTGERPYSCQHCSKAFRSPSAILVHVRTHTGERPYACPYCTKAFKQNTALKLHIRTHTDERPYFCPHCTKTFKQNAALKQHILTHSDERAYPCPHCPKMFKHATALPKHIRSHTGERSFSCSHCPKAFKDSGTLKQHLRIHTRVRPYSCPHCLRGFKKSITLRRHLRSHRKDRAGPGQRSQEEITGC, from the exons ATGACGTTCGTTAGTAACAACCT CGCCGAGCCGACTGACATCAAAATGGAGCCAGAGTTAATGATTGAAGATTACGAACTATCGGATAATGATAACATTTTTGAGGCAGACCCAGTAGCGGACTTTGGATCAATTGAACGAATCAAGGGAGAAAAAGGAGAAGTATTCTTCATCAGCGAAATGAAAGGAGAAAACGACAATCCGACATGTAACGAAAGATTGTTGAAAGACCCAAAAAGCACGG GAAACAAACCGCTTAAGTGTGACAAGTGTCAAAAAACATTTCGCTCAAAATTAGGACTCAAGCTGCACGTTCGAATTCATACGG gtgaacgtcctTATTCTTGTTCACATTGTCCAAGAACGTTTGAGGATTCTTCATCGTTCCAATCTCATATTCGAACTCATAGCG ATAATCGTTCATATTCTTGTCGACTCTGTTCTAAGGTGTTTAAGCGCAACACAACGCTCAAACAACATATTTTAACTCATACTG GCgaacgtccctattcttgtCAACACTGTTCGAAAGCGTTTAGAAGTCCTTCGGCGATCCTAGTACACGTTCGAACTCATACAG GTGAACGTCCATATGCTTGCCCATATTGCACGAAAGCATTTAAGCAAAATACAGCGCTCAAACTGCACATTCGTACTCATACAG ATGAACGTCCTTATTTTTGTCCACATTGTACGAAGACGTTCAAGCAAAATGCAGCGCTCAAACAGCACATTCTTACTCATTCGG ATGAACGTGCCTAtccttgtccacattgtccgaaaATGTTTAAGCATGCTACGGCACTCCCAAAGCACATTCGAtctcatacgg GTGAACGTTCCTTCTCTTGTTCTCATTGTCCGAAAGCGTTCAAGGATTCTGGCACACTCAAGCAGCATCTTCGAATTCATACAC GTGTACGTCCCTATTCGTGTCCACATTGTCTCAGAGGGTTTAAAAAATCTATAACCCTGAGAAGACACCTGAGATCACACCGTAAAGATAGAGCCGGTCCAGGGCAGCGATCACAGGAAGAAATAACTGGATGCTGA
- the LOC129763576 gene encoding zinc finger protein 501-like isoform X2, with the protein MEPELMIEDYELSDNDNIFEADPVADFGSIERIKGEKGEVFFISEMKGENDNPTCNERLLKDPKSTGNKPLKCDKCQKTFRSKLGLKLHVRIHTGERPYSCSHCPRTFEDSSSFQSHIRTHSDNRSYSCRLCSKVFKRNTTLKQHILTHTGERPYSCQHCSKAFRSPSAILVHVRTHTGERPYACPYCTKAFKQNTALKLHIRTHTDERPYFCPHCTKTFKQNAALKQHILTHSDERAYPCPHCPKMFKHATALPKHIRSHTGERSFSCSHCPKAFKDSGTLKQHLRIHTRVRPYSCPHCLRGFKKSITLRRHLRSHRKDRAGPGQRSQEEITGC; encoded by the exons ATGGAGCCAGAGTTAATGATTGAAGATTACGAACTATCGGATAATGATAACATTTTTGAGGCAGACCCAGTAGCGGACTTTGGATCAATTGAACGAATCAAGGGAGAAAAAGGAGAAGTATTCTTCATCAGCGAAATGAAAGGAGAAAACGACAATCCGACATGTAACGAAAGATTGTTGAAAGACCCAAAAAGCACGG GAAACAAACCGCTTAAGTGTGACAAGTGTCAAAAAACATTTCGCTCAAAATTAGGACTCAAGCTGCACGTTCGAATTCATACGG gtgaacgtcctTATTCTTGTTCACATTGTCCAAGAACGTTTGAGGATTCTTCATCGTTCCAATCTCATATTCGAACTCATAGCG ATAATCGTTCATATTCTTGTCGACTCTGTTCTAAGGTGTTTAAGCGCAACACAACGCTCAAACAACATATTTTAACTCATACTG GCgaacgtccctattcttgtCAACACTGTTCGAAAGCGTTTAGAAGTCCTTCGGCGATCCTAGTACACGTTCGAACTCATACAG GTGAACGTCCATATGCTTGCCCATATTGCACGAAAGCATTTAAGCAAAATACAGCGCTCAAACTGCACATTCGTACTCATACAG ATGAACGTCCTTATTTTTGTCCACATTGTACGAAGACGTTCAAGCAAAATGCAGCGCTCAAACAGCACATTCTTACTCATTCGG ATGAACGTGCCTAtccttgtccacattgtccgaaaATGTTTAAGCATGCTACGGCACTCCCAAAGCACATTCGAtctcatacgg GTGAACGTTCCTTCTCTTGTTCTCATTGTCCGAAAGCGTTCAAGGATTCTGGCACACTCAAGCAGCATCTTCGAATTCATACAC GTGTACGTCCCTATTCGTGTCCACATTGTCTCAGAGGGTTTAAAAAATCTATAACCCTGAGAAGACACCTGAGATCACACCGTAAAGATAGAGCCGGTCCAGGGCAGCGATCACAGGAAGAAATAACTGGATGCTGA
- the LOC129763571 gene encoding zinc finger protein 124-like has protein sequence MKFHWRSEMALISNNLERCNFCSDICNEEFRHVLVPNNRESQKLKTMLQKLGSFTPQLSSYLTCDKCRQQLIISQNIPENCFQSLPSADDINIKMEPELMIDDHELLDNDQIVETDPTLDLGPRQQTKGEEGEMFYISEIDQDGDNISLTARTNTQRKSDLSVLQKKVPSTSVRHKYKEGFADERSMKDPTRLHSGKDPLKCEKCEKTLRSKLGLKLHVRTHTGERPYSCSYCPKAFIYTSGLRAHIRTHTGERPYACQHCPKAFKNHSALQVHIRTHTGERSYSCPHCSKAFRLSTTLKIHILTHTDERPYTCPHCPKAFRSHSAIQTHIRSHTGERPHVCPHCPKAFRSHSAIQTHIRLHTGELPYVCPHCPKALKSHSALQAHIRTHTDERPHSCSYCAKSFSLRATLEEHIRIHTGERPYLCSHCSKTFARSSNLRRHLKSHGKDAGGLGQESSVTVEEEVTGC, from the exons ATGAAATTCCACTGGAGGAGTGAAATGGCGTTAATTAGCAACAACCT TGAACGATGTAACTTTTGTTCTGATATATGCAATGAGGAATTTCGTCATGTGCTGGTCCCCAATAACCGCGAATCGCAGAAGCTAAAGACTATGTTGCAGAAACTGGGCAGTTTCACACCCCAGTTGAGCAGTTATCTCACGTGTGACAAATGCCGCCAACAGCTCATAATTTCCCAGAACATCCCCGAGAACTGCTTCCAAAGTTTGCCAAGCGCTGATGACATCAACATCAAAATGGAACCAGAATTAATGATTGATGATCACGAGTTGCTGGATAACGATCAAATTGTTGAGACAGACCCAACGCTGGATTTAGGGCCAAGACAACAAACCAAGGGAGAAGAAGGAGAGATGTTCTACATCAGCGAAATAGACCAGGATGGCGACAATATATCACTGACTGCTAGGACAAATACACAAAGGAAAAGTGATTTGAGTGTTTTACAGAAGAAAGTTCCATCAACTTCAGTCCGTCATAAATATAAGGAAGGTTTCGCCGACGAAAGGTCGATGAAAGACCCCACACGGTTACACTCGG GAAAGGATCCGCTTAAAtgtgaaaaatgtgaaaaaacacTTCGCTCAAAATTGGGACTCAAATTGCACgttcgaactcatacgg GTGAACGTCCTTATTCTTGTTCTTATTGTCCAAAGGCGTTCATATACACTTCAGGGCTCCGAGCgcacattcgaactcatacag gtgaacgtccctatGCTTGCCAACATTGTCCGAAAGCGTTTAAGAACCATTCAGCACTGCAAGTGCACATTCGAACCCATACAG GTGAACGTTCCTATTCGTGCCCACACTGCTCGAAAGCGTTCAGGCTTTCAACAACGCTCAAAATACACATTCTgactcatacgg ACGAACGTCCCTACACTTGCCCACATTGTCCGAAAGCGTTTAGGAGTCATTCGGCGATCCAAACGCACATTCGATCACATACGG GTGAACGCCCGCATGTTTGCCCACATTGTCCGAAAGCGTTTAGGAGTCATTCGGCGATCCAAACGCACATTCGATTACATACGG GTGAACTCCCGTATGTTTGCCCACATTGCCCGAAAGCGTTGAAGAGTCATTCAGCACTCCAAGCgcacattcgaactcatacgg ATGAACGCCCTCATTCTTGTTCATATTGTGCGAAATCTTTCAGTCTACGTGCAACGCTCGAAGAGCACATTCGAATTCATACAG gtgaacgtccctattTGTGTTCACATTGTTCCAAAACGTTTGCGCGATCTTCAAATCTAAGAAGACACCTGAAATCACACGGTAAAGATGCAGGCGGTTTAGGGCAGGAATCATCAGTGACCGTAGAGGAAGAGGTAACTGGATGCTGA